TTGTTCTGGAGGCTGGCCATGGTCAGGTTATTGTTGGTGGCGTAGCCATATTCAACGTAGCCAATGGCTCCCTCATTTTGTTGAATACCAGCGGTTACACCTTCGTTACCCTTACCACCGATGAATTTACCTTTACTGGTGGGCCACTCAACGGTTTTACCGTCACCGATGGTTTCCTTAAATTCGGGACTCATGGCGGCCAAGTTCATGGTGAAAACCGCCGTGGTACCGCTACCGTCGGAACGATGCACCACCGTGATAGGGCGATCGGGCAAGGTCAAATCGGGATTATCCGCCACTAATTTGGGGTCATTCCATTTAGTAATATTGCCCAACATGATGCCCGCCAAGGCTTCCTGGGATAACTTCAACCCTTCCACCCCAGGCAAGTTGTAGGCCATAACAATGCTACCAGCGGTCATGGGAAGCATTACCACTTCACCGTTAACCTTGGCAATCTCTTCGTCGTCCATGGCCACATCGCTGGCACCAAAATCCACGGTCTTACTCATGAATTGCTCAACCCCAGCACCACTACCCACGGACTGATAGTTAACTTCTAAGTTAGGCACAGCTTGATTGAGGGCCACAAACCAGCCTTGGTAAAGGGGAGCAGGAAAACTAGCACCGGCACCGGTCAAGGAAACTTTACTGGCAAAGGCATCTGCGGCAGTAGTTGTAGTTGCATCACCACCACCGGTTTGGGCTGTGTCACCACCACCACCACCGCCACCACAGGCTGCCAGACCAACAGTTAGTGCCAGGATAGAAGCTGTGGGCACTAAATGCTTGGACAACTTTTTAATCTGCTTGAAAGTAGTCATTGATGTGTTCTCGACGCGGATTTGTATAATCTGGCTAAACAGTTGCTCATGATACAGTCATTAAGCCAGACCATGGTAAAGGGAAGGTTAAGGTCTATGGAATTGGGATTTTCTTCCTGGGAATCCCCAATACTTGCCCCTTGAGAAAGTGTTTGGAAAGTTCTGTTTTGGCTGTTTAATCCCCCCTAGCCCCCTTTGGAAGGGGGAAACTGTTACACAAGTCCCTCTTTTTAAGCCGGAGCTTTAGTAAGGAGATTTAGGGGGATAAATCCTTTGATTTTGACTTTTCAAACAAACTCTGACGGCTTCGCCCCTTGTTTATTATTCAAAGGAGGCTTGTTTCTTTAACAACTCACCAATGGTCAGATCCATAACACTTTCGCCACCGAAGACCGTGCCCACTTCCCCTTTGTTGAAGCTAATTTTGCCTAGGTTATAGGCTTCCTCGGGCAAGGGAATATAACCAACCTTGGTGGCAGTGGCAGAGGCGTTGGCCAGATAAAAATCGACAAATTCCCGTAGGGCAGGATTATCTTGGGCTTTGGTTGCGTTGACGTAGATAAATAAAGGGCGGGACAGGGGTTGATACTCAGATTTTTCCACCGTTTCTCGGGAAGGCAGCACTGGTCCTCTACCGTTATCGACCCCAATGGCTTTCAAGTCAGCAATACGACCTTCGTAGTAGGCAAAGCCAAAATAGCCTAGGGAATAAAGGTCTTGGACAACTCCCTGCACCAAAATTTCATCGTCTTCACTTTTTAGGGTATCGAGACGACTAGCTCCAGCTTGACCAACGATCGCCTCGGTGAAGTAATCAAAGGTGCCAGAATCCTCACCGGGGGAGTAGAGGTTAATAGGTTGGTCGGGAAATTCGGGCCGGACTTGGTTCCAGCGGGTCAAGGTTTTTTCGGCGGCAGGTTCCCAAATGCGCTTTAGCTCTTCGACAGTCAAACTTTTCAGCCAGTCATTTTTGGGATTGCTGACCACAGTAATGGCATCAAAGGCAATGGGCAATTCCACATACCGCACCTGGTTGTCATTACATAATTTCATTTCCTGCTTGTTAATGGGGCGGGATGCGTCAGCAATGTCTGTTTTACCCTCGCAAAATAGCTTAAAACCGCCGCCAGTGCCAGAAAATTCCACATCAATGTCGACCCCTTTCTTACCCCCAGAGAAATCTGCAACAATCGCCTCGGTAATGGGGTAAACCGTACTCGAACCATTAATGGCGATCGATTGACTGGTCTGGGATGGTGTACAGGCAGAAATTCCCAACAAGAGCAAAGCCATAGGGACAATGCCCCGGCTCAATCGACT
The genomic region above belongs to Synechocystis sp. PCC 6803 substr. PCC-P and contains:
- the pstS gene encoding phosphate ABC transporter substrate-binding protein PstS, translated to MTTFKQIKKLSKHLVPTASILALTVGLAACGGGGGGGDTAQTGGGDATTTTAADAFASKVSLTGAGASFPAPLYQGWFVALNQAVPNLEVNYQSVGSGAGVEQFMSKTVDFGASDVAMDDEEIAKVNGEVVMLPMTAGSIVMAYNLPGVEGLKLSQEALAGIMLGNITKWNDPKLVADNPDLTLPDRPITVVHRSDGSGTTAVFTMNLAAMSPEFKETIGDGKTVEWPTSKGKFIGGKGNEGVTAGIQQNEGAIGYVEYGYATNNNLTMASLQNKDGQFVVPTDENASATLAAVELPENLREFITNPAGADSYPIVTYTWMLLYPQYADAEKAKGIEAMVEFGLNEGQTMAPTLGYVPLPQNVREKVAAAADKISPDYTITLK
- a CDS encoding PstS family phosphate ABC transporter substrate-binding protein, yielding MFDLSRLSRGIVPMALLLLGISACTPSQTSQSIAINGSSTVYPITEAIVADFSGGKKGVDIDVEFSGTGGGFKLFCEGKTDIADASRPINKQEMKLCNDNQVRYVELPIAFDAITVVSNPKNDWLKSLTVEELKRIWEPAAEKTLTRWNQVRPEFPDQPINLYSPGEDSGTFDYFTEAIVGQAGASRLDTLKSEDDEILVQGVVQDLYSLGYFGFAYYEGRIADLKAIGVDNGRGPVLPSRETVEKSEYQPLSRPLFIYVNATKAQDNPALREFVDFYLANASATATKVGYIPLPEEAYNLGKISFNKGEVGTVFGGESVMDLTIGELLKKQASFE